The Methyloferula stellata AR4 genome includes a window with the following:
- a CDS encoding DUF2339 domain-containing protein, with product MDDSFFILLAILAFVAFLLGPIGFFLTLAARSRLGLAERRILDLQQDLRNARAQLAVERAMPPMPATPPLPSEPVAVTPAPVEAETTVAVPIEEPTAAAEPLPPPAAPAAPPPLPPPSAAAPSQPSLEETLGTRWAVWIGGIALGLGALLLVRYSIEQGWFGPAARVLLGLALAAALIVAGDYLRRRDPARNAPPAADRPAPSQIPAVLTSAGTVAAFGAIYAAHALYGFIGPAFAFLALGMVGLATMLASALHGPALAGLGLLGALAAPMLVQSNEPNPWPVVLYLTVVIGFAYALARLRLWLWLALCAAAGGFIWGLILLNGQAINFEEATLVHGVIETLMATVLFAIINGAGVADQDAENDSFALFIPSAFALFVLMALHALGVSGHFGTGWMVGAGATIAILAIGGLLAPTAAGLLLAAGVMLALTLLIWPVAANLPIFPSEAWLWTWPHPKSDSTFAAFAGIAAAALALASGKRLFDGLSLRAPIATIYAGAAGLIPLAVLVIAYMRLAHSEINLPFAAIAGGLAFAFLIAANLFFSRDAAQTHPTLRLGLGAFASAALAALALGLVFALDRGMLTVALALAALGAAFVDRRLGIGALRWCVAGLGLVIAARLLYEPRIVGADLGTTPVFNWLLWGYGVPAAAFAVAAQLLHRRGQDVPVLVAQALAILFSALLFFFEIRHAINNGDPFADTSSLIEQGLLATTAFGFSLVLTRLDVTQTSPVLRYASLGFGIVSFATSLFGLLIFENPLWSGGRLEGGFIVNSLWLAYGVPALMAYWLGRVAQGVRPNWYWQGARIAALVLIFAFLNLELRHLFQGADLTWTASRHTTDTEVYCYSALWLLLSILFLAYGLWRASVVARIASAVLMLMTILKVFFFDLNGLTGAIRALSFIGLGLVLIGIGLVYQKLVFAPRRPPT from the coding sequence ATGGACGATTCCTTTTTCATTTTGCTTGCCATCCTGGCCTTCGTCGCCTTCCTGCTGGGGCCGATCGGCTTCTTTTTGACGCTCGCCGCGCGGTCTCGTCTCGGCCTAGCCGAACGGCGGATTCTCGATCTTCAACAAGACTTGCGAAATGCGCGGGCACAGCTGGCAGTCGAGAGAGCGATGCCGCCAATGCCCGCAACGCCGCCGCTGCCGAGCGAGCCCGTCGCAGTGACTCCGGCGCCGGTCGAAGCCGAAACAACAGTCGCCGTGCCAATCGAAGAACCTACTGCCGCAGCGGAACCGTTGCCGCCGCCTGCCGCCCCGGCAGCCCCCCCGCCCTTGCCGCCGCCGTCCGCTGCCGCGCCGTCACAGCCCTCGCTCGAAGAAACATTGGGAACCCGCTGGGCGGTCTGGATCGGCGGCATCGCGCTCGGTCTCGGGGCTCTGCTCCTCGTGCGCTATTCGATCGAACAGGGCTGGTTTGGCCCCGCCGCGCGCGTCTTGCTCGGACTCGCCTTGGCTGCCGCCTTGATCGTTGCCGGAGACTATTTGCGCCGCCGCGATCCGGCCCGTAACGCGCCACCCGCCGCGGACAGGCCCGCGCCGTCGCAAATTCCCGCCGTGCTCACGTCAGCTGGAACCGTCGCCGCCTTCGGTGCGATCTATGCCGCGCATGCGCTCTATGGATTCATCGGACCCGCCTTCGCTTTTCTCGCGCTCGGCATGGTCGGTTTGGCGACAATGCTCGCCTCGGCCTTGCATGGCCCGGCGCTTGCCGGTCTCGGGTTGCTCGGCGCGCTCGCCGCGCCAATGCTCGTGCAATCCAATGAGCCAAACCCCTGGCCCGTGGTGCTCTATCTGACCGTCGTGATCGGTTTCGCCTATGCGCTGGCGCGGCTGCGTCTCTGGCTTTGGCTGGCACTTTGCGCAGCGGCCGGCGGCTTCATATGGGGCCTTATCCTTCTCAACGGCCAAGCGATCAATTTCGAGGAAGCAACGCTCGTCCACGGCGTAATCGAGACCCTCATGGCGACCGTGCTCTTCGCCATCATCAACGGCGCCGGCGTCGCCGATCAAGATGCCGAAAACGACTCTTTCGCGCTTTTCATTCCGTCGGCCTTCGCTCTCTTCGTGCTGATGGCCCTGCATGCCCTAGGTGTCTCTGGCCACTTCGGCACGGGCTGGATGGTCGGCGCGGGCGCGACCATCGCCATCCTCGCCATCGGCGGACTTCTGGCGCCGACCGCCGCCGGTCTCCTGCTCGCCGCAGGCGTGATGCTGGCGCTGACCTTGCTCATCTGGCCCGTTGCCGCGAACCTCCCCATTTTTCCCTCGGAAGCTTGGCTCTGGACCTGGCCGCACCCGAAGTCAGACTCGACCTTCGCGGCCTTTGCCGGAATAGCCGCCGCGGCATTGGCGCTTGCATCCGGCAAACGCCTCTTCGATGGTCTGTCGCTGCGCGCACCGATCGCAACGATCTACGCCGGTGCCGCGGGTCTCATTCCGCTCGCCGTGCTCGTCATCGCCTACATGCGGCTCGCGCATAGCGAGATCAACCTGCCCTTCGCCGCCATAGCAGGCGGGCTCGCTTTCGCGTTTCTGATTGCCGCCAATCTGTTCTTCAGCCGCGATGCCGCGCAAACGCATCCGACTTTGCGGCTCGGCCTCGGCGCTTTCGCATCGGCGGCGCTGGCCGCCTTGGCGCTTGGTCTCGTCTTCGCGCTCGATCGCGGCATGTTGACGGTCGCTCTCGCGCTCGCCGCTTTGGGCGCGGCCTTCGTCGACCGGCGCCTCGGTATTGGTGCGCTCCGCTGGTGCGTAGCAGGGCTTGGCCTCGTCATCGCCGCGCGGCTTCTCTATGAACCGCGCATCGTCGGCGCCGATCTCGGCACCACGCCGGTCTTCAACTGGCTGCTCTGGGGTTATGGCGTGCCGGCGGCTGCCTTCGCTGTCGCGGCGCAGCTCCTGCACCGGCGAGGCCAGGATGTGCCGGTGCTTGTCGCGCAGGCGCTCGCCATTCTCTTTTCCGCGCTGCTCTTCTTTTTCGAGATCCGCCACGCGATCAACAATGGCGATCCCTTTGCGGACACATCGAGCCTTATCGAGCAAGGGCTGTTGGCGACAACGGCTTTCGGATTCTCGCTCGTGCTCACAAGGCTCGATGTCACGCAGACGAGCCCGGTCTTGCGATATGCGTCGCTCGGCTTCGGGATCGTCTCGTTTGCAACAAGCCTGTTCGGTCTCTTGATCTTCGAAAACCCGCTGTGGAGCGGCGGGCGTCTCGAGGGCGGCTTCATCGTCAATTCGCTCTGGCTCGCCTATGGCGTGCCGGCGCTGATGGCCTATTGGCTTGGCCGAGTCGCGCAAGGCGTCAGGCCCAATTGGTATTGGCAAGGCGCGCGCATCGCGGCTTTGGTTCTCATCTTCGCCTTCCTCAACCTGGAGCTGCGACACCTGTTTCAAGGTGCCGATCTCACCTGGACGGCATCCCGCCATACCACCGATACGGAGGTCTATTGCTATTCGGCGCTCTGGCTTTTGCTGTCGATCCTGTTTCTCGCCTATGGGCTCTGGCGCGCTTCGGTCGTCGCGCGTATTGCTTCGGCGGTTTTGATGCTAATGACCATATTGAAGGTCTTTTTCTTCGACCTCAATGGCCTCACCGGCGCGATCAGGGCTTTGTCCTTCATCGGGCTTGGCCTTGTGCTGATCGGCATCGGCCTCGTCTATCAGAAACTGGTTTTCGCGCCGCGCCGCCCGCCCACGTGA
- a CDS encoding retropepsin-like aspartic protease family protein, translating to MLRFLGIYPVAIVLALVAVGYVSKHGLIAPQAKPAPTATVDAAAVRSYAATPAKAAFVPATQAIEGDRRGQYTASVQIDGRDIPMLIDTGASFVALTNEAASELGIRPTAADFTLKMQTANGISSAAPTWLKQVRVGMVEIHDVEAVVMEPGASATSLLGMSFLRKLHHFGVSDGKMRLEQ from the coding sequence ATGTTGCGTTTTCTGGGCATTTACCCCGTCGCCATTGTACTGGCGCTCGTCGCCGTGGGCTATGTCTCGAAACATGGCCTTATCGCGCCGCAAGCCAAGCCTGCCCCTACCGCCACGGTCGACGCGGCGGCCGTCCGCAGCTATGCCGCGACGCCGGCAAAAGCCGCCTTCGTGCCCGCCACCCAGGCCATCGAGGGCGACCGCAGAGGCCAATATACGGCCTCCGTCCAGATCGATGGCCGCGACATTCCCATGCTAATCGACACCGGCGCGAGCTTCGTAGCGCTGACCAACGAAGCCGCCAGTGAACTTGGTATCCGACCCACGGCCGCCGATTTCACGCTGAAGATGCAGACGGCCAATGGCATTTCCTCCGCGGCGCCGACTTGGCTGAAGCAGGTGCGCGTCGGCATGGTGGAAATCCATGATGTCGAAGCGGTCGTCATGGAGCCGGGTGCATCGGCCACGAGCCTGCTCGGGATGAGCTTCCTCCGCAAGCTCCACCATTTCGGCGTTTCCGACGGCAAAATGCGGCTCGAGCAATAG
- a CDS encoding YdhR family protein produces MSIDKTFLYAEIQVAIPFGEIDWRAINAAMQKEPGLKSKTWLAGINTNTIGGFYEFDSLENAKAYATGYLAAAAKQLGGSLTVKLFNGDITADANRGMDSPFYERAKDAIPA; encoded by the coding sequence ATGAGCATCGACAAGACCTTCCTTTATGCCGAAATCCAGGTTGCAATCCCCTTTGGCGAGATCGATTGGCGCGCGATCAACGCGGCGATGCAGAAGGAGCCGGGCCTCAAAAGCAAGACATGGCTCGCCGGCATCAATACCAATACGATTGGTGGCTTCTATGAATTCGATTCATTGGAAAACGCCAAGGCCTATGCCACTGGCTATCTCGCCGCCGCGGCGAAGCAGCTTGGCGGAAGCCTCACGGTGAAGCTCTTCAACGGCGATATCACGGCCGATGCGAATCGCGGGATGGACTCGCCCTTCTACGAGCGCGCCAAGGATGCCATACCGGCTTAA
- a CDS encoding SDR family NAD(P)-dependent oxidoreductase, protein MAEENQRQASVARTAVVFGVGAATGLGAALARRFACEGLRVFVAGRTEAKVKTVAEEIGRAGGMAEARVTDVTREKEVIALLDEASGNASLDLVAYNVGNNLAAPLLELTSDSFETLWRQNALGGFLVGREAVRRMLPQGQGTILFTGATASLKARPPFTGFASAKAALRALAQGLAREFGPQGIHVAHVVIDGVIEGDYAKSRFPDFVKAKGEDGLLKTDQIADVYWALHRQPKSTWTHELDLRPFKEPF, encoded by the coding sequence ATGGCTGAAGAGAACCAGAGGCAGGCCTCAGTTGCGCGGACTGCCGTCGTCTTCGGCGTCGGGGCCGCGACGGGCCTTGGTGCGGCGCTGGCGCGGCGTTTCGCATGCGAGGGCCTGCGCGTCTTTGTGGCCGGCCGGACGGAGGCCAAGGTGAAGACCGTCGCGGAGGAGATCGGGCGGGCCGGCGGCATGGCAGAGGCGAGAGTGACCGACGTCACGCGCGAGAAAGAGGTGATCGCCTTGCTTGACGAAGCCAGCGGCAATGCGAGCCTCGACCTCGTCGCTTATAATGTCGGCAACAATCTCGCGGCGCCTTTGCTGGAGCTCACGTCGGACAGTTTCGAAACGCTCTGGCGGCAAAATGCGCTTGGTGGATTTCTGGTTGGGCGCGAAGCCGTGCGGCGTATGCTGCCGCAAGGGCAGGGAACGATCCTCTTCACGGGCGCCACGGCCTCGCTTAAAGCGCGGCCGCCCTTCACGGGCTTTGCCTCCGCCAAGGCGGCACTCCGGGCGCTGGCGCAAGGCCTGGCGCGCGAATTCGGACCGCAGGGGATCCATGTCGCGCATGTCGTGATCGACGGCGTGATCGAGGGGGATTACGCCAAAAGCCGCTTTCCCGATTTCGTCAAAGCCAAAGGCGAAGACGGCTTACTTAAGACCGATCAAATCGCGGACGTTTATTGGGCTCTGCACAGACAGCCCAAAAGTACCTGGACCCATGAATTGGATTTGCGTCCGTTCAAGGAGCCATTCTGA
- a CDS encoding exodeoxyribonuclease VII small subunit → MTKPKKEPDVTEKNTDIAALPFEQAMAELEGIVERLEKGSVALEESIAIYERGEALKKHCETLLKSAEQRIEKITLGADGKATGTEPLDVE, encoded by the coding sequence ATGACCAAGCCTAAAAAAGAGCCGGATGTGACCGAGAAAAACACCGATATTGCCGCCCTCCCCTTCGAGCAGGCCATGGCCGAGCTCGAAGGAATCGTCGAGCGGCTGGAAAAGGGATCAGTCGCTCTCGAAGAGTCGATTGCGATCTACGAGCGCGGCGAAGCGCTTAAGAAACATTGCGAAACGCTGCTGAAATCGGCCGAGCAGCGGATCGAAAAGATCACGCTCGGCGCGGACGGCAAGGCGACCGGCACGGAACCGCTCGACGTGGAATGA